The genomic stretch cactatatggtgttcatgagcaccttgttgtaaggttttttatttttgattgaaaactgatgtcatttggagtgtgtttgagcttgtgcttggaagtttgatgattatggatgcaagtttgttcatgttccaaacaccataagtttgcattggtcttttgtatgcagtaggtgtgtgtgagtttgtattcaataatgatgaaaaaaagagagagtttagattgttgtaacatgagagaaatggaaggtatatgaatgtgttttttgtgtagcttcacgaatatggtcattgtcttacttgggtcttattgaatcatttctatattacagataaaatggctaaccaagacgatacccatgacgcgagtggatcacgtaacaatgttgaaaaagaaatcaaacgaggattgactgttatgaagtcaatcattcgtgcaagagacaagggtgaaaaattcgaagtacattggagtgctgaagaccaactaattgagcctaacggttcaatgttggcaagttacattggttcccttgttcgacaacatattccgattacatgtgataattggagaagtccggaattgaaggttggcaaagaaaaaatatggtccgagatacaggtacttaccatatattattatatgtttttttgttgactatttgttgaccatatattgttataatattacttataataacacactccatttgtatgttttttagagatcctttcacatcgatgaaagccagcaaaaatattgtattcaattggccggaaaaagactccgaggatttcgatcctttttgtccaacaaatttctcaaggatgaggaaggaaactttgttgaagcagaacggccaataaagtatgccgagattatttcagccgaagaatgggataactttgtcgccaaacgaagaaacgaaaaattccatgtaatgtctattaattatggtattatacaattgttaagttacttggttctaatatgccttaaacttttttatccaggaagtaagcgacaaaaatcggaaaagggcatcaaaacccgcgtatccgtacaaaaaagggcgtacgggatatgcacggttacaacaaagaattgtgagtatattcaaatgctatgagcttatacattgtcacaatatgttataattgatgatcttataatctgattcaatttgtagctagccgaggagaaaagtgacgcaacatctcttccggagcacgtattgtggaaggctgctcgggttgggaaggatggcgctgtcgttgaagcggtccaaaatgtttatgacgaatgtgtaagtatatgtaacattatttctttaattatatcgaaaattttgttagacatataattcatttttaatctcctctaataatatttcaggagactttatcccaaaccttaccttcaaccgaggtccaggattgcaggagcgtacttagtcgagtactaaatgttcctgagtattccggtcgtgtgaggggtaagggttttggtgtgactccgtcgtcattttataaaaaaccaaaaacaaaaaatcctaccaacaaagaggtgatggagaccttggcggagttaagggcacaagtactcgaactgcaaaaggagaatgcaaggtatagagaggaaatgtgcggttccgaggcaaaagatactagtgaccgagctagtatcaattgtcaaccgaaatttcccgaggtaattatatatgttattatgaaattaaaatagcacttttttacttgacacatatacacgttaacaataacatttattattggtttagggcattacaccttgtcagctgtatctatcgtcaccaacttatcgcatggttggcaagggaaaagtgcacaacactttgggtgaattacttcaccataatcccctcccggtgggatatatgaaagtttcggttgaccttgtattagataccgacgcgcttctaccattacctgacgttgtttcagagacaacgatgatgcgagatgcagtcggatcctttgttggatgaccgtcagatctaattttcccagatgccgaggtatatatgttctaaatgattatgaatatttagtattcacatttcaattccgctacaattatgatatttaatcaatccttattacatggtaatgttagactcctacaagactcacacataaagctggtaaagggatttcaagacgcatcgagtcggttgcatctcaaaaagaggtacaaatatatatacccattgaattatatacgcaacgattctgttgcatcacaaaaagtcatgatttaatttatatgaatttttaggttcccggtcgaaagttgaaaaaagctggtaacgatattccaacgacgtccgggacaaaatctcaaattatgatgcgtcttgagaaaatggtggaagagtccgatattatgcacggcgccatccgtattgtagattttgatgaaggtgttttcggaattgctcattccgaaataattgcaaaggaggacatgcaacaactttttgaacacgaagaattgggcatcgctgtcattcatacatacatatggtactccgatcaatctattatttacttagttgaacaatttatttacacatttcaatgagtagtctaatgtttattatgtttctatttaaggtatatgtatgtaacattgatgcggggaactgaattgtgtaaccgattcaattttattgctgcttcccgtatcaacacaacgttaataacgaaaaatccaacatccgtaaagaatgaactagtcgatagattcatggcggccgacgataatactacacccaatttgtattttttaccgtttaattctggcaacgggttagattttctttctaataatttcattctaatctatgtatatcttttacgtagaaaattttcatgcatctaaatttttgttttattttacagtggtcactgggtgttggttgctatggatctttcgagactaatggtgtattatctcgattcgttatcgggtgattggagtaaatatccgagtatgaagaagacggttgacgcgtaagtgaaattcccctaaatattcgtgtgtatttgtatatttaattatgtctgtcagattgatctcaatatacgtttttattttgttagggcaatactaaaatttagatcgaaaaagaattaccgtaataggagggacattacctgggtcagagttcaggtatatattaagtatcttatttttgcttataatagtgtttgtttttttgcttataatagtgtttgtaagaaattaactatatatatattgtttgtttttctgtgtagtgtcctcagcaaaacaattcggtcgattgcggattttttgtattgagatttatgagagatatcattgcgttgaatcgtatagacatcccaaaaatggtatggaataataacttagggtttattttaatattatcggatatttcatctaatttgttactaaatcatgaatatgttttattctcttaattgtagtactttgaggaatacaaatcttactcaagagctcatttggatgaaatgaaggatgaattgtgtcaattcattgttgatcaaagaatcatatagctaggttgtatattgttgtacatatatgtatggaatgttgttgttgtatgctgttgttgtatatatgttgtatattgttgttgtacttttactaaatcatgaatatgttgttgtatattgttgatcaaagaatcatatattaatgttgtatatatggaggattaatgttatatataaatggattcatgttgtatatatcaatggattaatggtgtataacattggattaaaggatgaaatcaatatgaattttacacttttgcagcatgcgaacatgttaccaattaaatatccactgtttttcaaacaatttttttttaaataactaacactttagatggcgctttctgtaggaagcgccctctaaacattttacattgacaactttagagggcgctttgtccagaaagcgccctctaaacactttacattgacaactttagagggcgttttttccagaaagcgccctctaaggtgtccctttatcCCTTTATGGACTATTCCAGAtggcgcttttttctgaaagcgtACTATAgtgtggcccttaaagggccattttagacagcgctttctccaggaaaacaaagcgctgtctttacctatgccagcgccactttagagggcgcttaaaagcgctgttataggccaaaataagcgccctcttttcccttatttggcgtagtgatcTTTCGTAAAACCTAATAAAATTTTCTGTATTTGTTCAAGAAAATCAATTAATCTTGATCATATTTTAGTTTGTTATTGACGACATCTATTcacaataaataaataaataatataaatattttttttcttcaaaaatgTATTATGAAAAATAATCCGCATTCGTTTAATCCAACTAATAATTATCATTGAGATATTTTACTATCAAATCTTTtctattattaaaaatatttgacttttatatatataatatatataatatataatatatatatattatatataataatatatatatattatatatataaacatttattaattatttttatgtGTAATTTTCTTCCTTCAtgaaatttttgtttttttttttaaaacaaatacTCTTTTGTTTCTTATATCTTTTGAGATATTTTTGTCTCATTTAACCTATAATTTATTTCACACCTTCCTTTTTATTAGCGATTTCACTAAAAAAATgttaatattaattttttttgCATTAATCCTATAATttataaaaacaaaaattaaagttattattaataataattacATTAATATTTATATTTCACATAGATTTTTAATAATAATTTCTAGGctaaattaattttaaaaaatagatttcaaaattaaattaattaCCTAAATGCACACTCTTCAAGAATTGGaataatcaattaaaaaaatgaCTCAAATTTGATCTTTTCATTTTCAAACAATTAGTATATAATTTATTTCACAATTCAACTTGAATTAGATAAAGGTAAGCTATTGATTcaaatataaattaatattttttatgaaaaatatttttatattttttacTAATACTCTTATAcattaaattaataaaaaatgttttaaaaataaataaatactcTTCAAAAATCAAAATAATTAACATAAAAAAGACAATGTGAACTTGAAAAATAATGTGACAGCCTATTTACATATCAAGAGCAAACACCAATATGGACCCACCAAACCATATCACTTTGAaacaacaacagcaacacaaCACAGCTTCACCATTTTCCTTCTCCTTCATGTTCTTCCCTCGAGCATAAACTCATGGCAACCGCCACTACTCACAAGTGGCTCTCAAACTTTATCAGCAACTCAAATTGCTGTAACATCCTTGAACGACATGTTTCAAACAGACAACAACATAGACAAAGACAGCATCATCAACAATCTTTGTATTTTATCTACAGCCATCGTGTATGTTATGCAAACTACTATTACTTTTTGTTCCTTTCTTTTTATCATTTAGAAAACAGTTTATATGCGCTGATGCAATGCAACAACAATATTGTAATTTTATACTATTTTTGCTGCTAACTTTAAGGTGCTATTTGTGTTTGAGAAATGTGAATTGGAATTTTACTTTGAAAATCTGAATAGCCAAATCTTTGGTATGTTTTTGATTTGTTCACTCAGAGACCAATGTGTAAGGGATGCTACCTTTCAATGAATGGTTGTGTAGGAGAAAATGGCGAAAGAACAAGAGAGTCTGTTAGGACTATAGAAACGCGGAGACTGGATTCGGTATCATCAGCTGCAATGGCTATGTACAGTCTCAAAATGGCCATTTCGGAGCTGAAAGAAGACTCTCCATTTTGTACATCATCTGGCATAATGAGAGTGGAGGTTCCTATTGAAGAGCGAGTTGAAGCTATTGATTGGCTTCATTCGCAAAGTCATCTTCTGCTTCCTAGATGCTATTTTTCTGGTAGGGAACAGAAATCTTGCGGTGGAAACTTGATCAGTGTTGCTGGTGTTGGTTCTGCGGTTTTCTTTTCTCAACCACACGCCTTTTCCTACTGGGATTGGATATCTATAAGGAGGTAATTTGACTTTACTGTTAAAATTTCGTAGTTGATCCATGTCATAGAGATTCGACAAAGTTTTACTTTGCCAGCAAAGCTAACATAGGTAGGATTAGGTAAGTCAAGATAAGATTCGAAATGACAATATTAGAGACAGTGTTAGATAGAACCTATAATAgaaaagagggtgaaaaataGACTTAACGTGCATGTAGACAGAAGAGGTGGCTTGTGCATGTAGACAGAAGAGGTAGTTTGTACATAGTTTGTACATGTAGAGAGAAAGAAGACATGTGGATTTTGTAGTAAGTAGAGTAGATTAGATGGAGAGAAGTTAAATAATTAGAGGCAGAGGAAGACCTAGAAAAACTATAAGAGAAGTTATTAAGAAAGATTTTGAGATTAACGATTTAGATAGAAATATGGTTCTGGATAGAATATTATGGTGAAAATTGATCCATATAGCCGACCACAGTTAGTGGGATAAGGCTTAGTCGTTGTTGTTGTACAGTTAAAATCTTCTGCACATTGCCTTATATGCCAGTCACATCTACAATTTGATTTTAGCTTTGAAATTTTTTTACTTTTGAAGATTTCTTTCTGAGAGATGTCCTTTGATTCGCGCATATGGAGCTATCCGTTTCAATGCGAAAGCTAAGGTGTCATCAGAGTGGCTGGACTTTGGTTCTTTCTACTTCATGATTCCTCAGGTGCATACATTGTgttctttcaaaaaaaaatcacTAATTTGCTATTCCGAGTATGTTACTGTGTTAGTAGTATTTATAGCATTGACAGCCAGAGATACCTAGCCGGAAAAAAAATTGACAGGTTGAATTTAATGAGCTTGAAGGAGGATCGATGCTCACCACTACTATTGCTTGGGATAATGCTCTTTCTTGGTCATGGGAAAACGCTATCACGGATCTTCAAGAAACACTTTGCAAAGTAAGTGTAGATAGATTCTTGTTTGCGTGGTTCTGCAGtgaaaaaaattgattttgatcGAGTGTATTTATGGTTCTATGATGAAAAATCGATCTTTGTGCTGCAGATTTCTTCTTCCATTGTGAAGTTTCCTAAGCAAGCTCCTCCGACATTGATATTAAGCAGCCATAACATTCCTAGTAAAGTAGATTGGGATCTTGGTGTCAATAGAGCTCTGCAGATGATAGAGCGAAACGATTCCTCTTTGACCAAGGTCGACTACATCTCAATCGCGTCGTTTCCTTTTGTCCAAATATTTTCTGTGCTccttttctttgctgtttttgTATGTTCCTTGTGTTGCAAGAATCCATTTTAAAGCTCAATTTCTTCTCCCATATTGGAAACTCAGGTGGTGCTAGCTCGGAGCACTAGAGTAGTACCGACTACTAATATTGATCCTCTAACGTGGTTAGCTTGCTTAAAGGTATTCAACTTATTTCCATAAGCTCTTCAGTATATCTTATGAAAACAACTTATATAGCTGATATGAAAAAAACAGTTGAACTTTATTTTATCTATTGTTATAGAAACATTATATATGTAAGCACTTGCATGATTACCGCTTATGCTAGAAGCGCTTAATGAAGTTGTTTATCGAAATAGGGCCGTAGTAGCAGGTTTCTTATGTCTCAATCAAAACTATTGTAGGGTGAAGGTGAAAATGCTTATCAGTTTTTCTTTCAGCCGCCTAATGCACCCGCATTTATAGGAAACACAGTAAGTATGCCGTGTATGCGACTAGCAAGATTTACATATTCAGACCCTTATCTTATTTTTATCGCATACTATTTCAACATATGCTGAAATTTCGACAAAATTTAAAATATCATGTGAAATTTCTCCTATGtttccattttaatttttatGAACTTGATGAATAGCCAGAGCAACTATTTCACAGAAAACGGTTCCATATCACTAGTGAGGCTTTGGCCGGAACCCGTGCTAGAGGATCGTCACTAACACTAGACCATCAGATCGAACTTGACTTACTTACCAGGTTTACCTTGTCGCTTAGGACTCGAATCAAAAAACtttttctcattgtttgacttgCAATAGAGTGTCCCCGATGCTTGTGCTTTCTCTAACAGTTTTCTGTTTGACATCGGTCATACAGTCCGAAGGACGACATTGAATTTACTATAGTAAGAGAATCCATAAGAAGAAAATTGGAGGTATGTTTACTCTTGCATCTTCTGACAATCAATTTAGAGCTTCTAAGGTTAACGCGAGGATGAATTCTTTATCGACACAGGCAGTCTGCGAAAAGGTTATAATCAAGCCGAAGAAAGTGATCAGAAAACTACCGAGGATTCAACATTTATTTGCTCGATTAACTGGCAGGTTAAGAAGTGAAGAGGATGAGGTAACCAAAGAGGCTCGAACTTTTCAGTCTTTACGAATGAAATAACTCGATTTAATTCACACCATATAACTAagtttttcatttttatttttctagTTCGAAATTTTGTCATCACTTCACCCGAGTCCCGCAGTTTGTGGATTTCCAACAGAAGAAGCACAGCTTTTAATTGCAGAAACAGGTACATCCATTTCGATTCTATTTGCTTTGGTAAACCGTTCTTACTGTCAAACACGGCGTGCAGAAGTGTTTGATCGAGGAATGTATGCTGGGCCGGTTGGTTGGTTTGGAGGAGGAGAAAGCGAGTTCGCGGTTGGCATAAGGTCAGCACTGGTGGAAAAGGTTAGCTATAGACCGACCGTAGACCTAAACGATTCATGTTTCGAGCTATAGACTCTTTTTACGATGAATCGCAACATGATCGAATTTTTGTATGTAGGAGTTAGGTGCTTTGATATATGCTGGAACAGGAATAGTGGAAGGAAGCAATCCATATTTGGAGTGGGATGAGTTAGAACTCAAGACATCTCAAGTGTGTTTCTGAATGTATCTCATTTGTTACTTCACTTACATTTTTCGACAATGTTGTCAAATGGCGCAGATAGCGAAATTTGAACA from Lathyrus oleraceus cultivar Zhongwan6 chromosome 7, CAAS_Psat_ZW6_1.0, whole genome shotgun sequence encodes the following:
- the LOC127108477 gene encoding isochorismate synthase, chloroplastic isoform X2, producing the protein MATATTHKWLSNFISNSNCCNILERHVSNRQQHRQRQHHQQSLYFIYSHRRPMCKGCYLSMNGCVGENGERTRESVRTIETRRLDSVSSAAMAMYSLKMAISELKEDSPFCTSSGIMRVEVPIEERVEAIDWLHSQSHLLLPRCYFSGREQKSCGGNLISVAGVGSAVFFSQPHAFSYWDWISIRRFLSERCPLIRAYGAIRFNAKAKVSSEWLDFGSFYFMIPQVEFNELEGGSMLTTTIAWDNALSWSWENAITDLQETLCKISSSIVKFPKQAPPTLILSSHNIPSKVDWDLGVNRALQMIERNDSSLTKVVLARSTRVVPTTNIDPLTWLACLKGEGENAYQFFFQPPNAPAFIGNTPEQLFHRKRFHITSEALAGTRARGSSLTLDHQIELDLLTSPKDDIEFTIVRESIRRKLEAVCEKVIIKPKKVIRKLPRIQHLFARLTGRLRSEEDEFEILSSLHPSPAVCGFPTEEAQLLIAETEVFDRGMYAGPVGWFGGGESEFAVGIRSALVEKELGALIYAGTGIVEGSNPYLEWDELELKTSQVCF
- the LOC127108477 gene encoding isochorismate synthase, chloroplastic isoform X1, which translates into the protein MATATTHKWLSNFISNSNCCNILERHVSNRQQHRQRQHHQQSLYFIYSHRRPMCKGCYLSMNGCVGENGERTRESVRTIETRRLDSVSSAAMAMYSLKMAISELKEDSPFCTSSGIMRVEVPIEERVEAIDWLHSQSHLLLPRCYFSGREQKSCGGNLISVAGVGSAVFFSQPHAFSYWDWISIRRFLSERCPLIRAYGAIRFNAKAKVSSEWLDFGSFYFMIPQVEFNELEGGSMLTTTIAWDNALSWSWENAITDLQETLCKISSSIVKFPKQAPPTLILSSHNIPSKVDWDLGVNRALQMIERNDSSLTKVVLARSTRVVPTTNIDPLTWLACLKGEGENAYQFFFQPPNAPAFIGNTPEQLFHRKRFHITSEALAGTRARGSSLTLDHQIELDLLTSPKDDIEFTIVRESIRRKLEAVCEKVIIKPKKVIRKLPRIQHLFARLTGRLRSEEDEFEILSSLHPSPAVCGFPTEEAQLLIAETEVFDRGMYAGPVGWFGGGESEFAVGIRSALVEKELGALIYAGTGIVEGSNPYLEWDELELKTSQFTKLLKLDLPLRQKVDCK